From Garra rufa chromosome 19, GarRuf1.0, whole genome shotgun sequence, the proteins below share one genomic window:
- the s1pr3b gene encoding sphingosine 1-phosphate receptor 3, with protein MINQHIFLHYNYTGKLDNRNDTESTPLDPKTAAFLVICGLIVLENLIVLVAIWQNHKFHNRMYFFIANLALCDLLAGVTYIVNLLMSGQRTLHLSPAEWFVREGSMFVALGASIFSLLAIAIERHLTMIKMRPYDASKNYRVFLLIGTCWLIAITLGALPILGWNCLEDLPQCSTILPLYSKNYVAFCITIFISLLLAISILYARIYFLVKSSSRKVTKHSNCERSMALLRTVSIVVGVFIVCWTPIFVLLLVDVACEPKKCPVLLKADWFIALAVLNSAMNPVIYTLASREMRRAFYRLVCGCLVRDGTVGCKQNTDPSRSKSSSNCPRAAEQENPDDDAQDQANKS; from the coding sequence ATGATCAACCAACACATTTTCCTGCATTACAACTACACGGGAAAACTAGACAATCGCAATGACACCGAAAGCACCCCGTTGGACCCCAAAACGGCGGCGTTTTTGGTCATCTGTGGCCTCATCGTCCTGGAGAACCTAATCGTGCTGGTTGCCATCTGGCAAAACCACAAGTTTCATAACCGGATGTACTTTTTTATCGCCAACCTTGCTTTGTGCGACTTGTTAGCCGGCGTGACTTATATAGTCAACCTGCTGATGTCAGGACAACGGACGTTGCATTTGTCTCCGGCCGAGTGGTTTGTCCGCGAAGGGAGTATGTTTGTAGCATTAGGCGCGTCTATTTTCAGCCTACTGGCGATCGCCATCGAACGCCACCTTACTATGATCAAAATGAGGCCTTACGACGCAAGCAAAAACTACAGAGTGTTCCTGCTGATAGGAACATGTTGGCTAATCGCAATCACGCTTGGAGCGCTGCCTATTTTAGGCTGGAACTGTTTAGAGGATCTTCCTCAGTGCTCGACCATCTTACCTCTGTACAGCAAGAACTACGTCGCATTCTGCATCACCATCTTCATATCTCTTCTTCTGGCCATCTCGATCCTTTACGCTCGTATTTACTTCCTGGTGAAGAGCAGCAGCCGAAAGGTCACCAAGCACAGCAACTGCGAGCGCTCCATGGCCCTCCTGCGCACCGTCAGCATCGTGGTTGGCGTCTTCATCGTCTGCTGGACACCCATCTTCGTGCTGCTCCTCGTGGACGTGGCCTGCGAGCCTAAAAAGTGCCCGGTTCTGCTTAAAGCTGATTGGTTCATTGCATTGGCCGTTTTGAATTCGGCTATGAATCCTGTTATCTACACGTTGGCCAGCAGGGAGATGCGGAGGGCGTTTTATAGGCTGGTTTGCGGGTGTTTGGTGCGGGACGGCACGGTCGGGTGCAAGCAGAACACGGATCCCAGTCGGAGCAAATCTAGTTCTAATTGCCCGCGGGCCGCCGAGCAGGAAAACCCAGACGACGACGCACAGGACCAAGCTAACAAAAGCTGA